The genomic window ATCCCCACCCATGTTGCTTTCAAGACCGTCACCCGAGCGAGCAACGCCGAAGTCGACACCCTGGTGGACCTCAATCCCGCGCTCACGCACGACGTGATCTCCGGAAAACTGCGGGTGCCCAAGGGGTACCTCCTGCGCCTTCCGGCTGGTTCGGCTGCCGGCTTCAAGGTCCGCTATGCGAATTTGTCGACGCAGGAAAAGCAGGAGACGCCGAAGCTACGTTACGTGGCGCACCGGGTGAAACCTGGGCAGACCTTGGCTGGAATCGCGAAGCGCCACCGCACGACGGTGGCTGCGATCCGGCGCCGGAACAATCTGCGCGCCACGCGTCTCCGCGCCGGCCAGAGCCTGAAGATCCCAACGACCTGACTACGACGGCACCCGAATCCTCCGGGGAACAGCGACGACGGGCGGAACCCGGCAGCACATCAATGGTCACCCGAGTGGTGAGCGCTCGCCGTTTGATCGCGCTGCCGCGCGAACTTGACGTACAAGTAGACCGCGACCACGGCTGCGGCAAAGGCGACCATGCCGGCACGCCCGAGGTACTTCTCAATCGTGGTCCAGTTGTTGCCGACGAAATAGCCGATGAGGGAAAACGTGGCTGCCCACGCCACGCCACCGCACACGTTGGCAACAAGGAACCAGTGGTAAGGCATTCTCGACATGCCCGCGACCACGGGGGCAAAGGCTCGCAGGTACCCCACAAACCGACCCAGGAACACCGTCTTGCCACCGTGTTCGGCAAAGAACCGGCGCGCCTGATCCAGGTATTCGGGTTTGAACAGGAGATAGCGCCCATACTTGCGGAAGAATGCTTCCCCAAACCGGTAGCCGATGAAGTAGCCGACACTATCCCCGAGTATCGCTCCGGCCGAAGCCAGTCCGATGACGGCGGTGAGATTCAGGTCGCCGCTTCCGGCAAACAGCCCGGCAATCACGATGACGCTTTCGCCTGGCACCACCAAGCCAACGAAGGCGGAAGTCTCGAGGAACGCCATGACGAAGACGATGTAGTAACCCCAGGCTAGCAGGTGGGAGAGAATGAAGTTCAGTATGCGCTCGTCCACTGGCCGCTCATCCGAAACGGGATGGTATCACAGAATACGCCATGGGCGGATGAAGCATCCGACTTGATCTCCTCTAT from Candidatus Binatia bacterium includes these protein-coding regions:
- a CDS encoding DedA family protein is translated as MDERILNFILSHLLAWGYYIVFVMAFLETSAFVGLVVPGESVIVIAGLFAGSGDLNLTAVIGLASAGAILGDSVGYFIGYRFGEAFFRKYGRYLLFKPEYLDQARRFFAEHGGKTVFLGRFVGYLRAFAPVVAGMSRMPYHWFLVANVCGGVAWAATFSLIGYFVGNNWTTIEKYLGRAGMVAFAAAVVAVYLYVKFARQRDQTASAHHSGDH